From a region of the Nonlabens sp. Hel1_33_55 genome:
- a CDS encoding histidine kinase, translating into MRWHNLLFWLLLGFLSTAQQFPSTHYTDRDILPNNTVRTLFKASDGALWIGTDNGLVRKFNDQITTYFKEDGLSQNNVWAIIEDSTGQIWIGSYGNGLSIFKENQLQVFPKNLDLPNLEITKLSIHTNTLFVGTNDGISTIDLENTNKVNTLNSSLSVGSQFLVKDFIEIDGTLYVISYASGIYKIVSSGKEMKLEKIWAEKYLYAAHVVEDSVYLSGKEYFKTVPKESFENLAVLRNSKPKGKSILWDYQIVGDDLFTAAWGIYSNDGGIYQLTADGMELRNSDFGIESTQVTSLEYDSDFDLLYGGTLDNGFYEIRLDQNAQFYPSTHYAVLDFSSSGDIMATLFNDGVEINKRQINATKFKQWQVNYLNSNSNNLPKYEDDFYELDYQTTADNIVFYSVKSRNETFWLNTSIGIYHFDQNGELIEYIPVHALEFNFTANDKLLEPNFYHGTRVYQSFNPLTYTYYDETQDEQNPRFVVGSLQQGDKTYLTSIFNGLYVLEGGTFKSFLENDIWTEKRLRFITSLGNNQLAISNEDGDVFIIDDADNFKVQPLARTVDHGSTITFLTSYNDLLIIGTPKGIILNRDGREIFLDSEQGIDNKINNGYVSDDILFLASEGGSYQIQLADILQQSNRIKTIEVQSIDVNGVERVFEGSKDLNLAYDENSLTIKVKTNRHPYPQKLNYSYRIDPTNEWTSMEGASLNLPFLDSGSYQLDIQVTDFSTGFKFDQQVLHFHIATPFYKSFWFLALMFLGAMGLLIVYFRLKRKRAQSKSLEQEAITKRIEEVKLEALLSQMNPHFIFNSLNSVQYFISNDENDKAMEYLGTFSDLMRANLNNAEQQFLTLEEEIDYLKKYIALENARFGDRVQVEFSIDPELSQIQTRIPTMILQPFVENAFIHAFPSRITNPKLEISFFKVDDSIYRCTISDNGIGSASLDKKKRHISKGTHLIEERLSFLGYDPSKALQVNYTATGTTVILHLEQ; encoded by the coding sequence GTGAGATGGCATAACCTGTTATTTTGGTTGCTGTTAGGTTTTCTAAGCACTGCACAGCAATTTCCTTCTACCCATTATACAGATCGGGATATTTTGCCCAACAATACCGTTAGAACTTTGTTCAAAGCTAGCGATGGTGCTCTATGGATAGGCACAGATAATGGTCTTGTGCGCAAATTCAATGATCAAATTACTACCTATTTCAAAGAGGATGGACTTTCCCAAAATAATGTATGGGCCATTATAGAAGATTCTACTGGTCAAATCTGGATAGGTAGTTACGGAAATGGGCTATCTATTTTCAAGGAGAATCAATTGCAGGTATTTCCTAAAAACTTAGATCTACCAAACCTTGAAATCACAAAACTAAGTATACACACAAACACCTTGTTCGTAGGGACAAACGATGGCATATCTACGATTGATCTTGAAAACACCAATAAGGTCAACACCTTAAACTCAAGTCTTAGCGTAGGCTCCCAATTTCTTGTAAAGGATTTTATCGAGATCGACGGCACTTTATATGTGATTAGTTACGCTAGCGGTATTTATAAAATAGTGTCGTCTGGTAAAGAGATGAAGTTGGAAAAAATTTGGGCAGAGAAATACTTGTATGCAGCACATGTGGTTGAGGATTCAGTTTATTTAAGTGGTAAGGAATATTTTAAAACCGTCCCTAAGGAAAGCTTTGAGAATCTAGCGGTACTGCGCAACAGCAAGCCTAAAGGAAAATCTATACTGTGGGATTATCAAATCGTAGGTGACGATCTATTTACAGCAGCTTGGGGAATATATTCCAATGATGGTGGTATCTACCAATTAACAGCAGATGGAATGGAGCTGCGTAATAGCGATTTTGGCATTGAGAGCACACAGGTAACCAGTCTTGAATATGATAGTGACTTTGATCTATTATACGGTGGGACGCTTGATAATGGGTTTTACGAGATCAGGTTAGATCAAAATGCACAATTTTATCCATCTACTCACTATGCAGTGCTCGATTTCTCAAGTAGTGGTGATATCATGGCTACTTTATTTAATGATGGCGTTGAAATAAACAAGAGGCAAATCAACGCCACAAAATTCAAGCAATGGCAAGTAAATTATCTGAACTCAAATTCCAATAATTTACCTAAATACGAGGATGATTTTTACGAGCTGGACTATCAAACAACGGCCGATAACATAGTTTTTTACAGTGTCAAAAGCAGAAACGAAACATTCTGGTTAAACACCTCTATTGGGATCTACCATTTTGATCAAAATGGCGAGCTGATTGAATATATTCCTGTACATGCTTTAGAATTTAATTTTACCGCAAATGATAAGTTGCTAGAGCCCAATTTTTACCACGGCACTCGGGTCTATCAGTCATTTAACCCACTAACGTATACCTATTATGATGAAACTCAGGACGAGCAGAATCCGCGTTTTGTGGTGGGTAGTTTGCAACAAGGTGATAAGACATATCTAACTTCCATTTTCAATGGATTATACGTTTTGGAAGGTGGAACTTTCAAGTCTTTTTTAGAAAATGATATATGGACTGAAAAGCGTTTGCGATTCATAACGTCATTGGGCAACAATCAGCTGGCGATTTCTAACGAAGATGGTGACGTCTTCATCATTGACGATGCAGATAATTTTAAAGTACAACCTCTAGCACGTACTGTAGATCATGGTAGTACAATTACGTTTTTAACGTCCTATAATGACCTTCTGATTATCGGAACTCCTAAAGGGATTATTCTCAATAGGGATGGTCGCGAAATATTTTTAGATTCAGAACAAGGCATCGATAATAAAATTAATAATGGCTATGTAAGCGATGACATTCTTTTCCTGGCTAGTGAAGGAGGTAGTTATCAAATACAACTGGCTGATATTTTGCAGCAATCAAATAGGATTAAAACTATTGAAGTCCAATCCATCGATGTCAATGGAGTTGAAAGAGTCTTTGAGGGTTCTAAAGATTTGAATCTAGCATATGATGAGAACTCTCTAACCATCAAGGTAAAGACTAACAGGCATCCATATCCTCAAAAACTCAATTACAGCTATCGTATCGATCCAACTAATGAATGGACATCCATGGAAGGCGCCAGTTTGAATTTACCTTTTTTGGATTCTGGCAGCTATCAGCTGGATATTCAAGTGACAGATTTTTCCACCGGGTTTAAGTTTGACCAACAGGTACTTCATTTTCATATCGCGACACCTTTCTACAAGAGCTTTTGGTTTTTAGCATTGATGTTTTTAGGAGCAATGGGATTATTGATAGTTTATTTTCGCTTAAAGCGAAAACGTGCTCAATCAAAATCACTAGAACAAGAAGCGATCACTAAGCGCATTGAAGAAGTCAAGTTGGAAGCCTTGCTGTCGCAAATGAATCCACATTTTATTTTTAATTCTTTAAACTCGGTGCAGTATTTTATTAGTAACGACGAGAATGATAAAGCCATGGAATACTTAGGCACATTTTCTGACCTGATGCGAGCCAATCTTAATAACGCAGAGCAACAATTCTTGACTCTTGAGGAAGAAATTGATTATTTAAAAAAATACATCGCGCTGGAGAACGCGCGTTTTGGAGATCGTGTCCAGGTAGAATTTAGCATTGACCCAGAGCTTTCTCAAATACAAACCAGAATACCTACCATGATCCTGCAACCATTCGTAGAGAATGCGTTTATCCACGCTTTTCCTTCACGAATAACCAATCCAAAACTTGAAATTTCATTCTTCAAAGTTGATGACAGTATTTACCGCTGCACGATAAGTGATAATGGCATAGGCAGCGCAAGTCTGGACAAAAAGAAGCGCCATATCTCAAAAGGCACGCACCTCATCGAGGAACGATTATCGTTTTTAGGTTACGACCCATCAAAAGCGCTACAGGTCAATTATACAGCTACAGGAACTACAGTAATACTTCATCTGGAGCAATGA
- a CDS encoding metallophosphoesterase family protein, protein MKILLLSDTHSHYDAFMEKYILQADEVWHAGDIGNLEVTDKIAALKPLRAVYGNIDDDKARLQYPLNNRFDCEGMDIWITHIGGYPGRYNPNIRAEIYSNPPDVFICGHSHILKVMNDKKINCLHMNPGAIGIHGFHKKRTMLRFEINHGKISNLEVVEKDR, encoded by the coding sequence ATGAAGATTTTACTCCTATCAGACACGCACAGTCATTATGATGCATTCATGGAAAAGTATATCCTACAGGCAGATGAGGTCTGGCATGCTGGTGATATAGGCAACCTAGAAGTGACAGATAAGATAGCAGCCCTCAAACCCTTAAGAGCTGTATACGGTAATATCGATGATGATAAGGCTAGACTTCAGTATCCATTGAACAATCGGTTTGATTGTGAGGGAATGGATATCTGGATCACACACATAGGCGGTTATCCTGGACGTTATAATCCTAATATTAGAGCCGAAATCTATTCCAACCCGCCAGATGTTTTTATCTGTGGCCACAGCCACATTTTAAAAGTGATGAATGATAAAAAGATCAATTGCCTGCACATGAATCCAGGAGCCATAGGTATTCATGGATTTCATAAAAAACGAACCATGCTGCGCTTTGAGATCAACCACGGGAAGATTTCAAATCTTGAGGTTGTGGAGAAAGATCGGTAA
- the truA gene encoding tRNA pseudouridine(38-40) synthase TruA — protein sequence MQKQRYFIELAYDGTVYHGWQRQPQSISVQEVLEDGLSKMLHTKMYVTGAGRTDAGVHAAQMFAHFDYEDEIDTIQLAYRLNRWIAKDISIFEIKKVTDKAHARFSATHRSYEYRFNLRPDAFKNRSTYVLYRIPDIEHMQQAADILLEYTDFECFSRTNTDVKTYLCDVSEARFEHKDFELIFHITANRFLRNMVRAVVGTLLQVGYGKLEVEDMHRIIASKDRGEAGASAPAQGLYLTRVRYPDEIWINE from the coding sequence ATGCAAAAACAGCGCTATTTTATCGAATTAGCTTATGATGGTACGGTCTACCATGGCTGGCAACGGCAGCCGCAAAGTATTAGCGTTCAAGAAGTTTTGGAAGATGGTTTGTCTAAAATGTTGCATACTAAAATGTATGTGACCGGCGCAGGCAGGACTGATGCTGGAGTGCATGCCGCCCAAATGTTTGCTCATTTCGATTATGAAGATGAAATTGATACCATTCAACTGGCGTATCGATTGAATCGCTGGATAGCAAAGGATATTAGCATATTTGAGATTAAAAAAGTAACTGATAAGGCGCATGCTAGATTTAGTGCGACGCATCGATCCTATGAGTACAGATTCAATCTGCGACCAGATGCCTTTAAAAATCGGTCGACGTATGTTTTATATAGAATTCCAGATATAGAACATATGCAGCAGGCTGCAGATATCCTATTAGAGTATACAGATTTCGAATGTTTCTCCAGAACAAACACAGACGTTAAGACCTATCTTTGTGACGTTAGCGAGGCCCGTTTTGAACACAAAGATTTTGAGTTGATTTTTCACATCACTGCTAATCGTTTTCTTCGAAATATGGTCAGAGCAGTGGTCGGTACTTTATTGCAAGTCGGCTATGGGAAATTAGAAGTTGAAGATATGCATCGCATCATCGCTTCAAAGGACCGAGGTGAAGCTGGCGCTAGCGCACCGGCTCAAGGATTGTATCTAACACGAGTAAGATATCCCGACGAAATTTGGATCAATGAATAA
- a CDS encoding ABC transporter ATP-binding protein, which translates to MASSTGNAFDLSLFKRLLSYTKPYKGTYYFVALSAILIAIVAIGMPYLIKLAIDNHIIPQDFNGNNTILGFEYGGFTGIIVMMIGVLVADVLLQLSFIYYANWLGQQVIRDLRTKLFDHMMGFKMKYFDTSAVGKLVTRAVSDIETIASIFSEGLFVIISDLLKMIVVLGFMAYQSWQLTLIALIVMPFILYATRVFQKAMKVAFEEVRNQVSNLNSFVQERVTGMKIVQIFNREKVEYQQFKEINDKHRVAWVKTVWYNSIFFPIAEMSSSIVIGLIVYIGVIMNLGTDSVSAVQIGTIVMFIDLSQKLFRPLRQIADKFNTLQMGMVAANRVFKILDTDSRIEDSGTEIASNLKGDIEFKNVDFGYVENELVLKNLSFKVDAGQTVAIVGATGAGKSTIINLLSRFYEIDAGEIIVDSASAKAYQLESLRSQIAVVLQDVFLFADTILNNITLKDESITEEDVITAAKKIGVHEFIDSLPGGYHYNVKERGVMLSSGQRQLIAFLRAYVSNPSILVLDEATSSVDAYSEQLIQDATDIITKDRTSIVIAHRLATIKKADKIIVMDAGEIVEMGTHNELLQKEGGYYKKLYEVQFLQQEVA; encoded by the coding sequence ATGGCATCATCTACAGGTAACGCATTTGACCTTTCGCTTTTTAAGCGACTTCTTTCCTATACTAAACCCTATAAAGGCACTTATTACTTTGTAGCTCTAAGTGCTATATTGATTGCTATTGTGGCTATTGGTATGCCATACCTGATAAAGCTTGCTATCGATAATCATATCATTCCGCAGGACTTTAATGGGAATAATACGATTCTTGGGTTTGAATACGGTGGCTTTACAGGTATTATCGTTATGATGATTGGAGTGTTGGTGGCAGATGTTCTGCTACAGCTCAGTTTTATTTACTATGCCAACTGGTTGGGACAACAGGTGATCAGAGATTTGAGGACCAAACTCTTTGACCATATGATGGGTTTCAAAATGAAATATTTTGATACCAGTGCGGTTGGTAAATTGGTTACCAGAGCGGTAAGTGATATAGAAACTATCGCTAGTATTTTTTCGGAAGGGTTGTTTGTAATCATTTCTGACTTGCTTAAAATGATTGTAGTGTTAGGTTTTATGGCCTATCAAAGCTGGCAACTGACACTCATAGCACTCATCGTTATGCCGTTTATTTTATATGCTACCAGAGTCTTCCAAAAGGCGATGAAAGTAGCCTTTGAAGAAGTGCGTAATCAAGTGAGCAACCTCAATTCTTTTGTACAGGAACGAGTGACAGGCATGAAGATCGTTCAGATTTTTAATCGCGAGAAAGTAGAATACCAACAGTTTAAAGAGATCAACGACAAACACCGTGTCGCCTGGGTCAAGACAGTATGGTACAATAGTATCTTTTTCCCAATTGCAGAGATGTCCTCCAGTATCGTGATAGGACTAATTGTCTATATAGGCGTGATTATGAATTTGGGGACTGATTCGGTTAGCGCGGTGCAGATAGGTACCATTGTGATGTTTATCGATCTTTCCCAAAAACTATTTAGACCTCTACGACAGATTGCTGATAAATTCAACACGCTACAAATGGGTATGGTAGCCGCAAATCGCGTGTTTAAGATTTTGGATACAGATTCACGAATTGAAGACAGCGGTACTGAAATCGCTTCAAACCTGAAAGGCGATATCGAGTTCAAGAATGTGGACTTCGGTTATGTGGAGAACGAACTGGTGCTCAAAAATCTTAGTTTCAAGGTAGATGCCGGTCAAACAGTTGCCATCGTTGGTGCTACCGGTGCAGGAAAATCTACGATTATCAATTTACTTTCCCGATTCTATGAGATAGATGCAGGAGAGATTATTGTGGATTCCGCTTCCGCGAAAGCGTACCAATTAGAATCATTGCGATCCCAAATTGCTGTGGTGCTGCAAGACGTATTCTTGTTTGCAGATACTATTCTCAATAACATCACGCTTAAAGATGAAAGCATCACCGAAGAAGATGTGATTACTGCGGCCAAGAAAATAGGCGTTCATGAATTTATCGATTCCTTGCCTGGAGGTTACCATTACAACGTCAAGGAACGCGGTGTGATGCTTAGTTCTGGACAGCGCCAGTTAATCGCATTCTTGAGAGCTTACGTCTCCAATCCTAGTATTCTGGTGCTGGATGAAGCAACTAGTAGCGTTGATGCCTACAGTGAGCAGTTGATTCAGGACGCTACAGATATTATTACTAAGGATCGCACATCCATTGTGATCGCACACAGACTTGCCACCATCAAAAAAGCCGATAAGATTATCGTTATGGATGCTGGTGAAATTGTCGAGATGGGAACGCATAACGAGTTGCTTCAAAAAGAAGGTGGTTACTACAAGAAACTATACGAGGTGCAGTTTTTACAGCAAGAAGTGGCTTAA
- a CDS encoding DUF3667 domain-containing protein, which yields MLYAGHTHCASCGAKWLENRITMRQVAADFSDMYLGFDTKFVHTYYDLFKKPEAVINGYLNGRRVYYMDAVRYLLLALFITGIYVFVIKQTNVMDEYMKVSGIQDSIAFSNMSPEQIEQQMAFSSAFMDYQGIILLLTIPLLAIAGRITFWGKKHFNFTEHVVFFLYTYGHMVIVTTPISILLIYISPPVFYYWSFIGYLFMFLHTAYCYKRCFQLDTGTIILKSMISIIVMGALIVLTIIIGIILFITFLVIAEKSGYDISNFLPAQPA from the coding sequence ATGCTCTATGCTGGTCATACGCATTGTGCAAGCTGTGGCGCAAAATGGCTAGAAAATAGAATCACAATGCGTCAGGTAGCAGCAGATTTCAGCGATATGTATTTAGGCTTTGACACAAAATTTGTGCACACCTATTACGATCTATTTAAAAAGCCAGAAGCGGTAATCAATGGTTATTTAAACGGTAGGCGAGTTTATTATATGGATGCCGTTAGGTATCTATTACTTGCTCTATTCATAACTGGTATTTATGTATTTGTCATAAAGCAAACCAATGTCATGGATGAATACATGAAAGTTTCAGGTATTCAAGACTCCATAGCATTTTCTAACATGAGTCCAGAACAGATTGAACAGCAAATGGCGTTTAGTTCTGCTTTTATGGATTATCAAGGAATTATTCTTTTATTGACAATTCCTTTACTCGCCATCGCTGGTCGCATCACTTTCTGGGGAAAAAAGCACTTCAATTTTACTGAGCATGTTGTGTTTTTCCTATACACCTATGGCCATATGGTAATAGTAACAACACCTATAAGTATCCTATTAATTTATATATCACCACCGGTATTTTACTACTGGTCATTTATAGGGTATCTGTTTATGTTTCTACACACTGCTTATTGCTATAAAAGGTGCTTCCAATTGGATACTGGCACTATAATATTGAAGTCGATGATCAGCATCATTGTTATGGGTGCATTGATTGTGCTAACTATAATCATCGGAATTATTTTATTTATAACATTCCTTGTTATAGCGGAAAAATCGGGATACGATATCTCCAATTTTTTACCTGCGCAGCCTGCTTAA
- the cdaA gene encoding diadenylate cyclase CdaA, whose protein sequence is MELPAFRIIDLVDIVLFAALIFYLYRLVKGTAAINIFIGIVIIYLIYEITLFLKMEMLSRALGAFTGAGVFALIVVFQQELRRFLLMLGSTQFTSKRRFLRQLRFFKEDIDTNSGVVEEVVTACKRMSATKTGALIAIKRDGSLDFLKNSGDTMDIVVNAPIIQSIFYKNSTLHDGAMIIEGNKITATRVILPVSDNRKIPQRFGLRHRAALGLTERSNAMAIIVSEETGQVSLVMDGAFESYEDMDDLADKIKTHLD, encoded by the coding sequence ATGGAGTTACCAGCTTTTAGAATTATCGACCTTGTAGATATCGTGCTATTTGCCGCATTAATTTTCTATTTATATAGGCTGGTCAAAGGAACCGCGGCGATCAATATCTTTATAGGGATCGTGATTATTTATCTCATTTATGAGATCACGCTCTTTCTTAAAATGGAAATGTTGTCTAGAGCATTGGGAGCTTTTACTGGTGCTGGAGTTTTTGCATTAATTGTCGTTTTTCAGCAAGAGTTGCGGCGTTTTCTATTGATGCTGGGTTCTACACAATTCACCTCCAAACGGCGGTTTTTAAGGCAACTACGCTTTTTTAAAGAAGATATTGATACTAATAGTGGTGTTGTTGAAGAAGTGGTGACCGCTTGTAAACGTATGAGTGCGACAAAAACAGGTGCGCTTATCGCCATAAAACGCGATGGCTCCCTTGATTTTCTTAAAAACTCTGGAGACACGATGGATATTGTTGTCAACGCTCCTATCATCCAAAGCATCTTTTATAAAAACAGTACGCTTCACGATGGCGCCATGATTATTGAAGGGAACAAGATCACTGCTACCCGAGTGATATTACCTGTTTCAGATAACAGAAAAATACCTCAGCGTTTTGGGCTTAGACATAGAGCGGCGCTGGGATTGACAGAGCGCAGCAACGCCATGGCGATCATTGTTAGTGAAGAAACTGGTCAAGTGTCTCTCGTGATGGACGGCGCATTTGAAAGCTATGAAGACATGGATGATCTAGCAGATAAAATCAAAACGCATCTAGACTAA
- the folP gene encoding dihydropteroate synthase, with translation MSTINCAGKLVDLSKPHVMGIVNATPDSFYDGGALESDKDVLNQVEKMLNDGATIIDIGGYSSRPDGTDISAEEEIQRVLPVIDLVKKNFPDAMISCDSFRESVISQALKHGIHIVNDISAGKLDAKMLETVGNAGVPYIMMHMRGTPQTMKSQTDYGNLITEINTYFAERLHAARAAGIKDVIIDPGFGFAKTTEQNFELLKKMELLQMLDVPILAGISRKSMIYKTLDITAAESLNGTSALHMTCLEKGAKILRVHDVKEAMQVIQLYQAIQNN, from the coding sequence ATGTCCACGATAAATTGCGCCGGTAAATTGGTTGATCTTTCAAAACCTCACGTGATGGGCATCGTCAACGCCACGCCAGATTCCTTTTACGATGGTGGTGCGTTGGAATCTGATAAGGATGTTCTGAATCAAGTGGAAAAAATGTTGAACGACGGCGCGACCATTATTGATATAGGTGGTTACAGCAGCCGGCCTGATGGCACCGATATTTCGGCAGAAGAAGAGATCCAGCGTGTACTTCCGGTTATTGATTTGGTAAAAAAGAATTTTCCTGATGCGATGATTAGTTGTGACAGCTTTCGCGAAAGCGTGATAAGTCAAGCTTTAAAACATGGAATACACATCGTCAATGACATAAGCGCTGGAAAACTGGATGCCAAGATGCTAGAAACGGTTGGGAACGCTGGTGTTCCCTATATCATGATGCACATGCGAGGCACGCCTCAAACAATGAAGTCGCAAACGGATTACGGAAACTTAATTACTGAAATCAACACCTATTTTGCAGAGCGCCTGCATGCTGCTAGGGCCGCCGGAATCAAGGATGTGATCATCGATCCAGGTTTTGGCTTTGCTAAAACGACCGAGCAGAATTTTGAACTTCTAAAAAAAATGGAGCTACTTCAAATGCTAGACGTACCAATTCTTGCAGGTATATCGCGTAAATCAATGATCTATAAAACACTAGACATCACCGCGGCAGAATCCCTCAATGGAACCAGCGCCTTACACATGACCTGTCTGGAGAAAGGCGCCAAAATCCTGCGCGTTCATGATGTAAAAGAAGCAATGCAAGTGATACAATTGTATCAAGCCATTCAAAATAATTAA
- a CDS encoding DUF1599 domain-containing protein, whose protein sequence is MSATSQQYDLVIATCRDLFTKKMADYGSAWRILRLPSLTDQIFIKAQRIRGLQTLAESKVDEGQESEFIGIINYSIMALIQLENGVVEQPDLDLEQATELYDKHVSITKQLMMDKNHDYGEAWRDMRVSSLTDLILQKLLRVKQIEDNAGKTLVSEGLDANYQDMVNYAVFAMIHLS, encoded by the coding sequence ATGAGTGCCACCAGCCAGCAATATGATCTAGTCATCGCCACCTGCCGCGATCTTTTCACAAAGAAAATGGCCGACTATGGCAGCGCCTGGCGCATCTTGCGATTGCCATCGCTTACAGATCAGATCTTTATAAAAGCACAACGCATTCGCGGCCTACAAACCCTAGCCGAATCCAAAGTGGATGAAGGTCAAGAAAGCGAATTCATAGGCATCATCAATTACTCCATCATGGCGCTGATCCAATTGGAAAATGGAGTAGTAGAGCAACCAGATTTGGATCTAGAACAAGCCACAGAACTCTATGATAAACACGTCTCGATCACTAAGCAATTAATGATGGACAAGAACCACGACTACGGCGAGGCATGGCGCGACATGCGCGTCAGCTCACTAACCGATTTAATTCTACAAAAACTTCTACGTGTTAAACAGATTGAAGACAATGCTGGTAAGACGCTTGTGAGTGAAGGTCTGGATGCGAATTATCAAGACATGGTCAACTATGCGGTGTTTGCGATGATACATTTATCTTAA
- a CDS encoding thioredoxin family protein, translating to MALTPSTMLPLGTKAPEFDLLDTVSGNRFNFQDIKGEKGTVVMFICNHCPFVIHVNEELVRLANDYRVTGFGFVAISSNDVGAYNQDGPRYMSRVADRNDYPFPYLYDETQEIAKAYDAACTPDFYVFDSEDELVYRGQLDDSRPKNGIPLTGRSIREALDALLGNKEVPKNQKPSMGCGIKWK from the coding sequence ATGGCATTGACTCCATCCACGATGTTGCCGCTAGGCACCAAAGCACCTGAATTTGATTTACTGGACACCGTATCTGGTAACCGTTTTAATTTTCAAGATATCAAAGGCGAGAAAGGTACTGTGGTGATGTTCATCTGTAACCACTGTCCGTTTGTGATCCATGTAAATGAAGAATTGGTCCGACTGGCCAATGATTACCGAGTGACAGGTTTTGGTTTTGTGGCTATTTCCAGCAATGATGTAGGCGCCTACAATCAAGATGGACCTAGATACATGTCCAGAGTGGCAGACCGTAACGATTATCCGTTCCCTTATTTATATGATGAAACTCAAGAAATCGCCAAAGCTTATGACGCTGCCTGTACTCCAGATTTCTATGTATTTGACAGCGAAGACGAATTAGTCTATCGCGGCCAGCTGGACGATTCCAGACCTAAGAATGGGATCCCACTAACCGGAAGATCCATTCGAGAAGCTCTCGATGCATTATTAGGTAATAAAGAGGTTCCCAAAAACCAAAAACCTAGTATGGGTTGTGGGATTAAGTGGAAATGA
- a CDS encoding phosphoribosylpyrophosphate synthetase — MSEFKNGYDTLSKAIEDLQSMGYNVDYDLVEDGLKSKDLKKKWKAEELEVKKFYRFEGVSDPGDNTILYVIECNDGNKGLLVDAYGADVYISPEMIEKLRMNEEKP; from the coding sequence ATGAGCGAATTCAAAAACGGATACGATACTTTATCAAAAGCGATAGAGGATTTACAGTCAATGGGATATAATGTAGATTATGACCTTGTAGAAGATGGACTGAAATCAAAGGACTTAAAGAAAAAATGGAAAGCAGAAGAACTGGAAGTAAAAAAATTCTACCGTTTTGAAGGTGTTTCTGATCCTGGTGACAATACCATTTTATACGTGATTGAATGTAACGACGGTAATAAAGGTTTGCTAGTTGATGCTTATGGAGCAGATGTTTACATCTCGCCAGAGATGATTGAAAAACTAAGAATGAATGAAGAAAAACCTTAA
- a CDS encoding tRNA-binding protein translates to MKKNLNWEEFSKIDMRVGTIVGAQLFPEARKPAYKLEIDFGKEIGIKKTSAQITDHYKLEDLVDKQIIAVVNFPPKQIANFMSECLVLGSVDPDNKVILLQPERHAQNGDRVS, encoded by the coding sequence ATGAAGAAAAACCTTAATTGGGAAGAATTTTCTAAAATAGATATGCGCGTCGGCACTATTGTCGGCGCGCAGTTGTTTCCAGAAGCTCGCAAACCTGCCTATAAATTGGAGATCGATTTTGGTAAGGAAATAGGGATTAAGAAAACCAGCGCTCAAATAACAGATCATTACAAACTTGAGGATCTTGTAGATAAACAGATCATCGCTGTGGTTAACTTTCCACCTAAACAGATAGCCAACTTTATGAGCGAGTGTCTTGTTCTGGGATCTGTAGATCCAGATAACAAAGTGATTTTGTTGCAGCCAGAACGCCATGCTCAAAACGGCGACAGAGTTAGTTAA
- a CDS encoding Lacal_2735 family protein, translating to MFGLFKKKTEAEKLQEQYKKLMADYHRLSNTDRTASDAAYAKADEVAKKLDALNK from the coding sequence ATGTTCGGATTATTCAAAAAGAAAACGGAAGCTGAAAAGCTGCAAGAACAATATAAAAAGTTGATGGCAGACTATCATCGACTATCCAATACTGACCGTACGGCCAGCGATGCGGCTTATGCCAAGGCAGATGAAGTTGCTAAAAAGCTGGATGCGCTTAATAAATAG